CACCAGCAGGTACAGCGCGGCCGCCAGCGCCTTGTAGCCGCGCGACATCTGGCCGACCCAGCCGCTGGCCACCGCGTGCGCGGCGAAGAAGCCGAAGGTGAACACCACGATGCCGGCGATCAGCACCGCCAGCGCGTCCGACAGCGTCAGCAGCAGGCCCGTCAGCGCGATGCCGGTGGCCGCCGCCAGCATCGCGCCGCGGCCGTGGCGGTCGGCCAGGCGGCCGAAGTACGTGGACGCGAAGATGCCGACCAGGTACACCACGAAGATGAAGCCGATGAAGGTCTGGCTCAGCGAGAATGGCGGCGCCAGCAGGCGGAAGCCGACATAGTTGTAGACGGTGACGAAGGCGCCCATCAGCAGCCCGCCCATGGCGAACAGGGCGCACAGCGGACCGTTGCGCAGGTGCGCGCCGATGCCGTCGCGCACGTCGCCGGCCACGCCGGCCCAGCCGCGCGAACGCTGCGGCGTGAAACGGCGCGAGGCCGGCAGCAGCCAGATGAACAGCAGCGCCGCGACGATGCCCAGCAGGCCCAGCGTGCCCAGCGCCGCGCGCCAGCCGAAATGATCGGACACCAGGCCCGTGATGACGCGCCCGGACAGGCCGCCGAAGGCGCTGCCGCTGATGTACAGCCCCATGACGAAACCGAGCGTGTCGGGTTCGACCTCTTCGGCCAGGTACGCCATGGCCACCGCCGGCACCCCGCCCATCGCCACGCCCTGCAACGCGCGCAGCACCAGCAGGCTGTGCCAGTCGGGCGCCACCGCCGCCGCCGTGCCCAGCACGGCCGAGGCGAACAGCGACAACGCCATGATGCGCTTGCGCGGCAGCGCCTGCGAAAACAGCCCCACCAGGAAGATCGCCACGGCCAGCAGGCCGGTACAGAGCGACAGCACCAGGCTGCTCTGGGCCGGCGACACGCCGAACGCCTGGGTGAACAGCGGCATCAGCGGCTGCACGCAATACAGCAGGGAGAACGTGGAGAAGCCCGCCGCGAACAGCGCCCATTGGGCGCGCCGCAAGGCCGGCGTGCCGCGCGCCAGGTACTCGGCCTGGGGCGCGGCGGGGGAAGATGGGGGAACAGCTGAGGCGGTGGACATCGGAATTCTCGAAAACATCGGGCAATGGCCCGTGCGATCAAGGTAGACTTTTCCCCTGCATATGTCCAATATATGAAACCGGCACTCGCTATATTTTAAAACGATGGAACTCAGGCACCTGCGCTATTTCACCGTGGTCGCGGAAGAACTGCACTTCACCCGCGCCGCCGCCCGCCTGGGCATCGGCCAGCCGCCGCTGAGCCAGCAGATCCAGCAGCTCGAGCGCGAGATCGGCACCGCGCTGTTCCTGCGCCTGCCGCGCGGCGTCGAACTGACCGAGGCCGGCGCGCAGTTCCTGGAAGACGCCCGCGCCATCCTGGCCAGCGCCGACCGCGCCATCGACACGGCCCGCCGCCTGGGACGCGGCGAGCACGGCGCCATCACGGTGGGCTTCACCGCCTCGGCCGTGTTCCACCCGTACCTGCCGCGCGCTATCCGCGCCTTCCGCGACCGCTATCCGGACGTGCGCATCAGCCTCACCGAAAGCAACACCGTCAGCCTGCTGCGCGGCCTGCGCGAGAACGCCGTCGACGTCGCCTTCGTGCGGCCGCCGTACGTGCTGGATCCGGAATTCGAGGCCGAGCGCGTGCTCGACGAACCCATGCTGATCGCCCTGCCGCCCGACCATCCGCTCAGCCGCAAGCGCAGCGTGCCGATCGCCGCGCTGGCCGACCAGGATTTCGTGCTGTACCCCCGCCCCATCGGCGCCGGCCTGTACGACGCGATCCAGAACGCCTGCCTGCGCGCCGGGTTCACGCCGCGCGTCATCCAGGAAGCGCCGCAGATGGCCTCGATCGTCAGC
The window above is part of the Achromobacter deleyi genome. Proteins encoded here:
- a CDS encoding MFS transporter, translated to MSTASAVPPSSPAAPQAEYLARGTPALRRAQWALFAAGFSTFSLLYCVQPLMPLFTQAFGVSPAQSSLVLSLCTGLLAVAIFLVGLFSQALPRKRIMALSLFASAVLGTAAAVAPDWHSLLVLRALQGVAMGGVPAVAMAYLAEEVEPDTLGFVMGLYISGSAFGGLSGRVITGLVSDHFGWRAALGTLGLLGIVAALLFIWLLPASRRFTPQRSRGWAGVAGDVRDGIGAHLRNGPLCALFAMGGLLMGAFVTVYNYVGFRLLAPPFSLSQTFIGFIFVVYLVGIFASTYFGRLADRHGRGAMLAAATGIALTGLLLTLSDALAVLIAGIVVFTFGFFAAHAVASGWVGQMSRGYKALAAALYLLVYYVGSSVLGSLGGHFWTDGGWPGVAAMAGSLLTVALAISAALYWHTARVSAASAVERGAS
- a CDS encoding LysR family transcriptional regulator produces the protein MELRHLRYFTVVAEELHFTRAAARLGIGQPPLSQQIQQLEREIGTALFLRLPRGVELTEAGAQFLEDARAILASADRAIDTARRLGRGEHGAITVGFTASAVFHPYLPRAIRAFRDRYPDVRISLTESNTVSLLRGLRENAVDVAFVRPPYVLDPEFEAERVLDEPMLIALPPDHPLSRKRSVPIAALADQDFVLYPRPIGAGLYDAIQNACLRAGFTPRVIQEAPQMASIVSLVAAGVGISIVPAAMRHMGAQGIEYRPIKGDAPHALLDMAYRRHDRSVAARNAVEMLRRLAHPEPSAPA